One window from the genome of Aestuariirhabdus litorea encodes:
- the rpsK gene encoding 30S ribosomal protein S11 gives MAKPGTRSRKKVKKTVVDGVAHIHASFNNTIVTITDRQGNALAWATAGGSGFRGSRKSTPFAAQVAAERAGNAAAEYGLKNLDVCVKGPGPGRESAIRALNACGYKITNITDVTPIPHNGCRPPKKRRV, from the coding sequence ATGGCAAAGCCAGGTACTAGATCACGTAAAAAGGTTAAAAAGACGGTTGTCGACGGGGTTGCCCACATCCACGCCTCTTTTAACAACACCATCGTGACCATTACCGACCGTCAGGGTAACGCATTGGCATGGGCCACCGCAGGTGGATCCGGCTTCCGTGGTTCTCGTAAGAGCACCCCGTTCGCAGCTCAGGTAGCTGCTGAGCGTGCAGGCAATGCAGCCGCTGAATACGGTCTGAAGAATTTAGACGTATGTGTAAAAGGACCGGGCCCAGGCCGGGAATCTGCTATACGCGCTCTAAATGCTTGTGGTTACAAAATTACCAACATCACCGATGTGACGCCGATCCCGCATAACGGTTGTCGTCCACCCAAGAAGCGCCGCGTGTAA
- the rpsD gene encoding 30S ribosomal protein S4 produces the protein MARYIGPKCKLSRREGTDLFLKSGVRALDSKCQLETPPGQHGQRRGRLSDYGLQLREKQKVRRIYGILEKQFRSYYKEADRLKGATGVNLLQLLESRLDNVVYRMGFGSTRAEARQLVSHKSITVNGKAVNIPSYQVKSGDVVAVREKSKTQLRIASALELAAQRGTPEWIDVDAGKKEGVFKSVPERSDLSAEINENLIVELYSK, from the coding sequence ATGGCTAGATATATAGGTCCCAAGTGTAAACTGTCTCGTCGCGAAGGTACTGATCTGTTTCTGAAGAGCGGTGTACGCGCTCTCGATTCAAAGTGTCAGCTCGAGACCCCTCCAGGACAGCACGGCCAGCGCCGTGGTCGCCTGTCAGACTACGGACTTCAGCTTCGTGAGAAGCAGAAGGTACGTCGTATCTACGGTATCCTGGAGAAGCAGTTCCGCAGCTATTACAAGGAAGCTGATCGTCTGAAGGGCGCCACTGGCGTTAACTTGCTTCAGCTTCTTGAATCCCGTCTGGATAACGTTGTTTATCGTATGGGATTCGGCTCCACTCGCGCCGAAGCGCGTCAGCTGGTTAGCCACAAATCCATTACTGTAAATGGCAAGGCAGTGAATATTCCTTCCTACCAGGTTAAGAGCGGTGATGTGGTTGCTGTCCGTGAGAAGTCCAAGACCCAGTTGCGTATCGCATCTGCTCTTGAACTGGCGGCTCAGCGTGGCACTCCTGAGTGGATTGATGTAGACGCCGGCAAGAAAGAGGGTGTTTTCAAATCCGTTCCTGAGCGCAGCGACCTGTCAGCTGAGATCAACGAAAACCTGATCGTCGAGCTTTACTCCAAGTAA
- the rpsM gene encoding 30S ribosomal protein S13: MARIAGVNIPDNKHAVISLTYIYGVGKTTAQQLCAETGIDPVTKIGSLSDEQVDVLRDAVSKLVTEGDLRREVSMNIKRLMDLGCYRGLRHRRSLPLRGQRTKTNARTRKGPRKPIRK; encoded by the coding sequence ATGGCCCGTATAGCTGGCGTCAATATTCCAGATAACAAACACGCTGTTATCTCTCTTACCTATATCTATGGTGTGGGTAAAACAACTGCTCAGCAGCTGTGCGCGGAAACCGGTATTGATCCGGTTACCAAGATCGGCTCATTGAGCGATGAACAGGTTGATGTTCTCCGTGATGCGGTTTCCAAGCTGGTTACCGAAGGTGATCTGCGTCGTGAAGTCAGCATGAACATCAAACGACTCATGGATTTGGGTTGCTACCGCGGTCTGCGTCATCGTCGCAGTCTTCCCCTCCGCGGCCAGCGCACCAAGACCAATGCGCGTACTCGTAAGGGTCCTCGCAAGCCGATTCGTAAGTAA
- a CDS encoding DNA-directed RNA polymerase subunit alpha yields MQSSVTDFLTPQRIDVQEISATRAKVTLEPLERGFGHTLGNALRRILLSSMPGCAVVEVEIDGVEHEYSALEGVQEDVIEILLNLKGVAIKMHERDEAVLTLSKKGEGAVTAADIQLDHSIEIVNPDHVIANLAPAGELSMRLKVKRGRGYEPADSRISDEDETRSIGRLQIDATYSPVHRVAYVVDSARVEQRTDLDKLVLDLDTDGTLDPEEAIRRAATILQQQLATFVDLQGPGEPVQEQKEDEVDPILLRPVDDLELTVRSANCLKAENIYYIGDLIQRTEVELLKTPNLGKKSLTEIKDVLASRGLSLGMRLDNWPPASLKNDDRISA; encoded by the coding sequence ATGCAGAGTTCCGTAACCGATTTTCTAACTCCCCAGCGTATCGACGTTCAGGAGATTAGCGCTACCCGAGCCAAAGTCACTCTGGAGCCTCTCGAGCGAGGTTTTGGTCATACTTTGGGTAACGCCCTGCGCCGCATTCTGCTCTCCTCCATGCCCGGCTGTGCCGTGGTTGAGGTGGAGATTGATGGCGTAGAGCACGAATACAGTGCCTTAGAAGGGGTGCAGGAGGATGTAATTGAGATCCTGCTTAACCTGAAAGGTGTAGCGATCAAAATGCACGAACGTGATGAAGCTGTCCTGACCCTTTCCAAGAAAGGTGAGGGTGCAGTGACTGCAGCTGATATCCAGCTTGATCACAGCATTGAGATCGTTAATCCCGATCACGTAATTGCCAACCTGGCTCCGGCCGGAGAGCTCAGCATGAGACTCAAGGTAAAGCGTGGTCGTGGTTATGAGCCCGCAGATTCTCGTATCAGTGACGAAGACGAAACCCGCTCTATCGGCCGTCTGCAAATCGACGCAACCTACAGCCCCGTTCATCGTGTGGCCTACGTTGTCGATAGCGCCCGTGTAGAGCAGCGTACCGACCTCGACAAGCTGGTGCTGGATCTGGATACCGATGGCACCCTGGATCCTGAAGAAGCAATCCGCCGAGCTGCAACCATTCTGCAGCAGCAATTGGCGACCTTTGTTGACCTTCAGGGCCCTGGTGAGCCGGTTCAGGAGCAGAAAGAGGATGAAGTCGATCCAATTCTGCTGCGCCCGGTTGATGATCTGGAGCTGACTGTTCGTAGCGCCAACTGCCTCAAGGCAGAGAACATCTACTACATTGGTGACCTGATTCAGCGTACCGAAGTTGAGCTGTTGAAAACGCCTAACCTGGGTAAGAAATCCCTTACCGAGATTAAGGACGTGCTCGCATCTCGCGGTCTGTCACTGGGAATGCGGTTGGATAACTGGCCG
- the rpmJ gene encoding 50S ribosomal protein L36 — translation MKVRASVKKICRNCKIIRRNGSVRVICSSEPRHKQRQG, via the coding sequence ATGAAAGTACGTGCATCAGTGAAGAAGATCTGCAGAAACTGCAAGATTATTCGTCGCAACGGTTCCGTCCGTGTTATCTGCAGTTCTGAGCCTCGCCACAAGCAGCGCCAGGGCTAA